The following coding sequences lie in one Candidatus Neomarinimicrobiota bacterium genomic window:
- a CDS encoding adenylate/guanylate cyclase domain-containing protein produces HALRAVQFNPSFAKSFYWQGLVQVHLGEYQQGESSILKAFELSPADPELMLYLGCLYFALFGQGRYEEALETIDKALLLHPDVGYHLGFRAAVLGHLEQGSEAKAALERYLTLRPNLKTRDDYRRIFIPNSALADPIIEGLVKAGWEPEE; encoded by the coding sequence TCATGCATTACGCGCGGTGCAATTCAATCCCAGTTTTGCTAAAAGTTTCTATTGGCAGGGGTTAGTACAAGTTCATCTTGGAGAATATCAACAAGGTGAAAGCTCCATCCTCAAGGCATTTGAACTCAGCCCGGCTGACCCAGAATTGATGCTCTATCTTGGGTGTCTTTACTTTGCCTTGTTTGGACAGGGGCGGTATGAAGAGGCGCTTGAGACGATTGACAAGGCGTTACTTCTGCATCCGGACGTAGGATATCATTTGGGCTTTCGTGCGGCGGTGCTGGGGCACTTGGAACAAGGTTCTGAAGCAAAGGCGGCACTAGAGCGCTACCTTACTCTGCGTCCCAACCTCAAAACCCGTGACGACTACCGCCGAATTTTTATTCCCAATTCCGCGCTGGCGGATCCCATCATTGAAGGACTGGTCAAGGCGGGCTGGGAACCTGAGGAGTGA